In the genome of Chrysemys picta bellii isolate R12L10 chromosome 17, ASM1138683v2, whole genome shotgun sequence, one region contains:
- the LOC135976271 gene encoding uncharacterized protein LOC135976271, translated as METLMPGRMPRAGLLLLPLLLCFGPETARSIDQVALKAIVDHVHQYRPVTAPAPTDQYAVAISLPQSMCNGISPSELNEHLPVSELQAMKSKLETDLLYEGDHVVAAAKPNKHAESGTQYLHSEWLMFHLDQNGVSPVSRLLDKSRDQTKCQETRAFEESYGNNRYPRSFLNNPCGWNRCFVFFTYYSPCLGTCLSLKDDHRIQDLMDGIFSAIDSDHRALAFKEVFKKDRSLGKQIVWNSWQTLCKVPLYQCDDQGCQSCKEKDVNKNSCLTAVKNPATKAPKIAHG; from the exons ATGGAAACCCTG ATGCCAGGACGGATGCCCAGGGCTGGACTCCTGCTActgccccttctcctctgcttcGGGCCAGAGACCGCCAGGAGCATCGACCAGGTCGCGCTCAAAGCCATCGTGGATCACGTCCACCA gtatCGCCCTGTCACCGCTCCCGCCCCCACTGATCAGTATGCAGTGGCCATCTCCTTGCCGCAGTCCATGTGCAACGGCATCAGCCCGAGCGAGCTGAACGAGCACCTGCCCGTGTCCGAGCTCCAGGCAATGAAATCTAAACTGGAGACAGATCTTCTGTACGAGGGGGATCACGTCGTCGCCGCCGCCAAACCTAACAAACATGCCGAAAGTGGCACACAATACCTGCACTCTGAGTGGCTGATGTTCCACTTGGACCAAAACGGGGTGAGCCCCGTCTCCCGCCTCCTGGACAAGTCCCGGGACCAGACCAAGTGCCAGGAGACCCGCGCCTTTGAAGAATCATATGGCAACAACCGCTACCCCAGGTCGTTTCTGAACAACCCGTGCGGCTGGAACCGCTGCTTCGTCTTCTTCACCTATTACTCCCCCTGCCTGGGCACATGCCTCAGCTTGAAGGACGACCACCGCATCCAGGACCTCATGGATGGGATCTTCAGTGCCATAGACAGTGACCACCGTGCCTTGGCCTTCAAGGAGGTTTTCAAAAAAGACAGAAGTCTGGGGAAGCAGATTGTATGGAACTCATGGCAAACGCTCTGTAAAGTGCCCTTGTACCAATGCGATGACCAGGGCTGCCAGAGCTGCAAGGAGAAGGACGTCAACAAGAACTCCTGCCTAACAGCAGTGAAAAACCCAGCCACGAAAGCCCCGAAGATAGCCCATGGGTAG
- the LOC135976272 gene encoding uncharacterized protein LOC135976272 produces METMMLGRMPRAGLLLLPLLLCFGPETAGSINSDALKAIVDHVHQYHPSPPIIQYAVAISLPQSMCNSNSPSELNEHLPVAELQAMKSKLETDILYEGDHIVAAKPEKSGNRYLHSEWLMLSLDQNGVSPVSRLLDKSRGQTKCQETRALDEMHGNNRYPRSFPNNPCGWNHCFVFFTYYAPCLRTCLSLKDDHRIQELMDGIFSAIDEDHRALAFQEVFDQDINRGKQFVWNSWQTLCNVPMYQCNNQGCQSCEEKDVNKNSCLTAVKNPTTKAPKTAHG; encoded by the exons ATGGAAACCATG ATGCTGGGACGGATGCCCAGGGCTggactcctgctgctgccccttctcctctgcttcGGGCCAGAGACTGCCGGGAGCATCAACTCGGACGCGCTCAAAGCCATCGTGGATCACGTCCACCA gtatcacccttccccccccatcaTTCAGTATGCAGTGGCCATCTCCTTGCCGCAGTCCATGTGCAACAGCAACAGCCCAAGTGAGCTGAACGAGCACCTGCCTGTGGCCGAGCTCCAGGCGATGAAATCCAAGCTGGAGACGGATATTCTGTACGAGGGGGATCACATCGTCGCCGCCAAACCTGAGAAAAGTGGCAACCGCTACCTGCACTCTGAGTGGCTGATGCTCAGCCTGGACCAGAATGGGGTGAGTCCTGTCTCCCGCCTCCTGGACAAGTCCCGGGGCCAGACCAAGTGCCAGGAGACCCGCGCCTTGGATGAAATGCATGGCAACAACCGCTACCCCAGGTCATTTCCAAACAACCCGTGCGGCTGGAACCACTGCTTCGTCTTCTTCACCTATTACGCCCCCTGCCTGAGAACCTGCCTCAGCTTGAAGGACGACCACCGCATCCAGGAACTCATGGATGGGATCTTCAGCGCCATAGATGAAGACCATCGTGCCTTGGCCTTCCAGGAGGTTTTCGATCAGGACATAAATCGGGGGAAGCAGTTTGTATGGAACTCATGGCAAACGCTCTGTAACGTGCCCATGTACCAGTGCAATAACCAGGGCTGCCAGAGCTGTGAGGAGAAGGACGTCAACAAGAACTCCTGCCTAACAGCAGTGAAAAACCCAACCACGAAAGCCCCGAAGACAGCCCATGGGTGA